The following nucleotide sequence is from Vibrio sp. VB16.
GAGCCCCAAGCAATGACGGATGTCGGCGTTCCGGTAAAGTACAAGTGATGTAACGTACCAATCAAGCCACCTGTTAAGAATACCACTGTCGCGAATAATACAGCGCTGTTAGCCGATTGCGCACGAATAAGGCCTAAGCGAACAAATACAAGCGCGATAACTGACGTAGCGAAAGTCTCAAAGAAACCTTCTACCCATAGATGTACAACCCACCAGCGCCAGTATTCAGCAATAGCTAAGTTTGTGTGCTTACCTTGGAACAGACCAGCACCGTAGAACAATCCAATCGCGACACATGAAGCATATAAAACCCAGATGACAGGCTTCATCTCACCATCTTTGAATAATGCAGGACGAATCGCTGCGGTAACCAGTCCTAACCAAATCAATAAGCCTACAAGCAATAGGATCTGCCAGATACGTCCAAGGTCGATATATTCTTGACCCTGATGCCCTATCCAATAGCTTAAATCGAGATCAAAGTACTGTTGAACTGCCATCCATTCGCCGGCCATAGAGCCGAGAACCACGATGAGAAGTGCTACCCAAAGTACGTTGACACCGATACGTTGGTATTTTGGTTCGTAGCCTGAAAGTGCTGGGGCAATGTAAAGACCCGTACCTAACCACGCTGTTGCTATCCAGAATACGGCTAATTGGGTGTGCCATGTACGAGTAACAGAGTAAGGCAGAATCTCTGATAGAGGGAATCCGTAGAAGTCTTGTCCTTCAACCGCATAGTGGGCGGTAATACTACCCAATAAAATTTGAAGCAAAAACAGACCAACGGCGGTGACAAAATATTTAGCCAGCGCTTTTTGAGATTTGGTTGGTTTTACTCCGAACAGAGGATCGGTTTCAGGCAACTTAGGCAGTGGATGCTCTTTTAAAGTGGCGTGATACCAAGCCAGAGCACCAACACCTGCGATAAGGACAACAAAACTCAGCACCGACCAAACGATATTGTCTGATGTCGGTGTGTTACCAATAACAGGATCAAAAGGCCAATTATTCGTGTAGGTGTAGCTCTCATCAGGTCGCTCTGTTACCGCTGCCCAAGCACCCCAGAAAAAGAACGCAGAGAGTTTTTCACGATTCTCAGCAGAAGCGATCGTCGCTTCTTTCATCGCGTAGTCTTCACGAACGTGTTGAAAATCGGGATTATCCCCAAAAACATTCGAGTAATAGGTTTGCAGCGTCTTAACTGCTTCGCCTCGAGTTTGTGAGATGGTAATGACGTCTGTCTCAGCGTTGTAGCTGTTAGGGCGTATATCATCGCGCAATCTACTTTCAAGCTCGGCTTTCTGAAAATTGTCTAATTGTGCAAAAGGTTTAGAAAACTGAGCTTGAGCGGTGAGATCTAACCACTCTTCTGACTCACGGTGTAGCCAATCTGCTGTCCAATCTGGTGCAATGTAAGAACCGTGTCCCCAAATGGAACCGAGTTGATGTCCACCCATGGTACGCCAAACAAGTTGACCTTCCTGAATGTCTGTTTTGGTAAAAATCACTTCCCCGGTACGGCTTACTACTGAAGTAGGGATAGGGGGTGCTTCACGATAAATCTGGCTGCCCAAACTCAATAATATAGTGAACGAGGTTAAGCACACTATAATAAGAGCGATGATGGACAATTTTTGTTTTGTCATCTTCTGTTCCTTTGTTGTTGTCTATTTCGCCTTCTCTATTACAACAATCGTGCCAGATTTTATCTAATTGATTTATATAGGTTTGTACGTTTTTTATTAGTCTAAATGACAAAGATTAAAGTTG
It contains:
- a CDS encoding nitric-oxide reductase large subunit, translating into MTKQKLSIIALIIVCLTSFTILLSLGSQIYREAPPIPTSVVSRTGEVIFTKTDIQEGQLVWRTMGGHQLGSIWGHGSYIAPDWTADWLHRESEEWLDLTAQAQFSKPFAQLDNFQKAELESRLRDDIRPNSYNAETDVITISQTRGEAVKTLQTYYSNVFGDNPDFQHVREDYAMKEATIASAENREKLSAFFFWGAWAAVTERPDESYTYTNNWPFDPVIGNTPTSDNIVWSVLSFVVLIAGVGALAWYHATLKEHPLPKLPETDPLFGVKPTKSQKALAKYFVTAVGLFLLQILLGSITAHYAVEGQDFYGFPLSEILPYSVTRTWHTQLAVFWIATAWLGTGLYIAPALSGYEPKYQRIGVNVLWVALLIVVLGSMAGEWMAVQQYFDLDLSYWIGHQGQEYIDLGRIWQILLLVGLLIWLGLVTAAIRPALFKDGEMKPVIWVLYASCVAIGLFYGAGLFQGKHTNLAIAEYWRWWVVHLWVEGFFETFATSVIALVFVRLGLIRAQSANSAVLFATVVFLTGGLIGTLHHLYFTGTPTSVIAWGSVFSALEVVPLALIGFEAVETYRFRKSTPWMARYKWAIMFFVATAFWNLVGAGILGFLINPPIALYFIQGLNTTATHAHGAFMGVYGMLGIGLMLTCVRGLTGDTKAWDDKWLKWSFWTLNFGLAGMVFMSLFPVGIVQFFAVIEHGYWYARSPAVIHSELVEMLVWLRMPGDILFGIGGIFIGIFMTKLIFAAISNRKSKLITQTASN